A stretch of DNA from Vibrio gallaecicus:
TACCATTAGGATGTACTTTCTGACCCATTGCTTACTCTCCTAGTCTTTAGCGATCTGCTACAACAATAGTGATGTGGCTTGAACGCTTCAAGATACGATCCGCACGACCTTTAGCACGAGGCATAATACGCTTCATGATAGGGCCCTCATCTACGAAGATTTTAGCGACATTTAGATCGTCGATATCTGCACCTTCGTTATGTTCCGCGTTAGCGATAGCTGACTCAAGAACTTTCTTAACTAAAACAGCAGCTTTTTTGTTGCTGAAAGTTAGAATTTCTAGAGCTTGGTCTACCGACTTACCGCGAATTTGGTCTGCAACTAAGCGAGCTTTCTGTGGAGAAATACGAGCAAAGTTATGTTTAGCTAAAGCTTCCATCATCTACTCCTTATTTCTTCTTAGCTTTCTTATCTGCAGCATGACCGCGATAAGTACGAGTTGGTGCAAATTCGCCCAGTTTGTGACCGATCATTTCTTCGGTAACGAAAACTGGAACGTGCTGACGACCATTATGGACAGCGATGGTCAAACCAATCATTGTTGGGATGATCATTGAGCGACGGGACCAAGTCTTAATAGGCTTTTTGTCTCCGCTTTCCACCGCTTTCTCTACCTTCTTCAGCAAGTGTAGGTCAATAAAAGGACCTTTCTTGAGAGAACGTGGCATGGCGATTCCTCTTTATAAATTATTTAGTGCGACGACGTACGATGTACTTGTCAGTGCGCTTGTTCTTACGAGTCTTGAAGCCCTTAGTAGGAACGCCCCAAGGAGAAACTGGGTGACGACCACCAGATGTGCGGCCTTCACCACCACCATGTGGGTGATCCACCGGGTTCATTACTACACCACGTACGGTTGGACGTACGCCGCGCCAGCGTGAAGCACCAGCTTTACCAAGTTCACGTAGCATATGCTCAGAGTTACCAACTTCACCGATCGTTGCACGACCTTCAGAAAGTACTTTGCGCATTTCACCAGAACGTAGACGGATAGTTACGTATGCACCATCGCGAGCGATGATTTGAGCATAAGCACCAGCCGAACGAGCTAGTTGAGCACCTTTACCAGGCTTAAGTTCAACACAGTGTACAGTAGAACCTACTGGGATGTTGCGCATCGGCAGAGTGTTACCTGCTTTGATTGCAGCATCTACACCAGATTGGATCTGATCACCTGCTTGAACACCTTTTGGTGCAATGATGTAACGACGCTCACCGTCTGCGTACAGAACTAGAGCGATGTTAGCACTACGGTTTGGATCGTATTCTAGACGCTCAACTTTCGCTGGGATACCGTCTTTAGTACGCTTAAAGTCAACAACACGGTAATGGTGCTTGTGACCACCACCAATGTGACGTACTGTAATACGACCGTTGTTGTTACGACCGCCATTCTTAGAGTTTTTCTCTAAAAGTGGAGCGTATGGCTTACCCTTGTGTAGGTCAGCGTTAACAACTTTAACGACGTGACGACGACCAGGGGAAGTCGGCTTACATTTAACAATAGCCATTTTTAACTACTCCTGTTATTCCGCACCGCCAGCGAAGTCAAGATCTTGACCTTCTTTCAAAGTAACGTAGGCTTTCTTAACGTCTGAACGACGGCCTTCACGCATACCTTGACGCTTAGTCTTACCCTTAAGAACAAGAGTATTTACAGATTTAACTTCAACTTCGAATAGCTTTTCTACAGCTGCTTTGATCTCTTTCTTAGTTGCATCTTTAGCTACTTTGAAAACGATAGTGTTCGCTTTCTCAGCCGCCATAGTTGCTTTTTCAGAGATGTGTGGAGCACGTAGAACTTTTAGTAGACGCTCTTCAGTGATCATGCCAGCATCTCCTCAACTTGCTTAACTGCGTCAGCAGTCATTAGAACCTTGTTGAATGCAATTAGAGATACTGGATCAATACCAGCAACATCACGTGCATCAACTTTATATAGGTTACGAGCAGCTAAGAATAGATTCTCATCTACTTCGCCAGTTACAATCAGAACGTCGCTTAACTCAAGTTCATTAAGTTTAGCTACTAATTCTTTTGTTTTTGGTGCTTCTACAGAGAAGTTATCAACAACGATTAAACGCTCTTGACGAACTAGCTCAGACAGAATGCTCTTCATAGCACCGCGGTACATTTTTTTGTTTACTTTTTGGCTGTGATCTTGTGGTTTCGCAGCAAAAGTAACACCACCTGTACGCCAGATTGGGCTACGAATTGTACCAGCACGTGCACGGCCAGTACCTTTTTGGCGCCATGGCTTAGCACCGCCGCCTGATACTTCAGAACGAGTCTTTTGAGCACGAGTACCTTGACGAGC
This window harbors:
- the rpsS gene encoding 30S ribosomal protein S19 encodes the protein MPRSLKKGPFIDLHLLKKVEKAVESGDKKPIKTWSRRSMIIPTMIGLTIAVHNGRQHVPVFVTEEMIGHKLGEFAPTRTYRGHAADKKAKKK
- the rplV gene encoding 50S ribosomal protein L22, producing MEALAKHNFARISPQKARLVADQIRGKSVDQALEILTFSNKKAAVLVKKVLESAIANAEHNEGADIDDLNVAKIFVDEGPIMKRIMPRAKGRADRILKRSSHITIVVADR
- the rplW gene encoding 50S ribosomal protein L23: MITEERLLKVLRAPHISEKATMAAEKANTIVFKVAKDATKKEIKAAVEKLFEVEVKSVNTLVLKGKTKRQGMREGRRSDVKKAYVTLKEGQDLDFAGGAE
- the rplD gene encoding 50S ribosomal protein L4, whose product is MELIVKGADALTVSETTFGRDFNEALVHQVVVAYAAGARQGTRAQKTRSEVSGGGAKPWRQKGTGRARAGTIRSPIWRTGGVTFAAKPQDHSQKVNKKMYRGAMKSILSELVRQERLIVVDNFSVEAPKTKELVAKLNELELSDVLIVTGEVDENLFLAARNLYKVDARDVAGIDPVSLIAFNKVLMTADAVKQVEEMLA
- the rplB gene encoding 50S ribosomal protein L2, encoding MAIVKCKPTSPGRRHVVKVVNADLHKGKPYAPLLEKNSKNGGRNNNGRITVRHIGGGHKHHYRVVDFKRTKDGIPAKVERLEYDPNRSANIALVLYADGERRYIIAPKGVQAGDQIQSGVDAAIKAGNTLPMRNIPVGSTVHCVELKPGKGAQLARSAGAYAQIIARDGAYVTIRLRSGEMRKVLSEGRATIGEVGNSEHMLRELGKAGASRWRGVRPTVRGVVMNPVDHPHGGGEGRTSGGRHPVSPWGVPTKGFKTRKNKRTDKYIVRRRTK